One Thiocapsa sp. genomic window carries:
- a CDS encoding leucine-rich repeat domain-containing protein has product MKGSVFRSTFVIAGTLLLCCSSSLGLARGPLDDLGSQSVPARSAVAPASFEDPNLAQCIADQGADPSTTWLVCFDYDISALGGIEVFTALQDLFLWTNQISDLAPLAGLTALESIDLHYNQISDFAPLAGLTALESIDLRYNQISDLPSLAGLTALEFLDLSYNQISDLAPLAGLTALQVLALSDNQISNLAPLAGSTALRAVYLWGNQISDLAPLAGSTALRAVYLSDNQISDLAPLAGLTALKAIYIEDNQISDLSPLAGLTALKVIDISNNHISDLASLPRLDGSDWGYLGLDSNPEITDVRPLLSQSWITINLFRNNHIPCEQLDTLLARQDLWIYPPDKCVGSQPICPAEAALTGRPVADTWLGDLRALRDQVLAGSDTGRRLIGIYYRHSQEVSGRLLADPRLALRAVGLLRLLHSDLLDLTLGITPVIDARESAAIRNFATRLMVGAGPALATELQWLLDADLAALLREIGARPDALELSRDARPVKVANPTHSR; this is encoded by the coding sequence ATGAAAGGCTCGGTGTTTCGTTCGACATTCGTCATCGCAGGTACGCTGCTGCTCTGCTGCAGCTCCAGTCTCGGCCTCGCCCGAGGTCCACTCGACGACCTCGGCAGCCAGTCGGTTCCGGCACGCTCCGCCGTGGCGCCCGCGTCTTTCGAAGACCCCAATCTGGCGCAGTGCATCGCCGATCAAGGCGCGGACCCGAGCACGACCTGGCTCGTCTGCTTCGACTACGACATCAGCGCGCTCGGCGGCATCGAGGTCTTCACGGCGCTGCAAGACCTCTTCCTTTGGACCAACCAAATCAGCGACCTCGCGCCGCTGGCCGGCTTGACGGCACTGGAATCCATCGATCTTCATTACAACCAAATCAGCGACTTCGCGCCGCTGGCCGGCTTGACGGCACTGGAATCCATCGATCTTCGTTACAACCAAATCAGCGACCTCCCGTCACTGGCCGGTTTGACGGCGCTGGAATTTCTCGATCTTAGTTACAACCAAATCAGCGACCTCGCACCGCTGGCCGGTTTGACGGCACTGCAAGTCCTCGCACTTTCCGACAACCAAATCAGCAACCTCGCGCCGTTGGCCGGCTCGACGGCGCTGCGGGCGGTTTACCTCTGGGGCAACCAAATCAGCGACCTTGCGCCCTTGGCCGGCTCGACGGCGCTGCGGGCGGTTTACCTCTCGGACAACCAAATCAGCGACCTCGCACCGCTAGCCGGCTTGACGGCGCTGAAAGCCATCTACATCGAAGACAACCAAATCAGCGACCTCTCGCCGCTGGCCGGCTTGACGGCGCTGAAAGTCATCGACATCAGCAACAATCACATCAGCGACCTCGCCTCACTCCCACGCCTGGATGGGAGTGATTGGGGCTATCTCGGACTCGACTCTAACCCCGAGATCACCGACGTGCGGCCCCTACTTTCACAATCATGGATCACCATCAACCTCTTCCGGAATAACCACATTCCCTGCGAGCAACTGGATACTCTGCTCGCCCGCCAGGATCTATGGATCTACCCACCCGACAAATGCGTCGGATCTCAGCCCATCTGCCCCGCCGAGGCCGCGCTCACGGGTCGACCCGTCGCCGACACCTGGCTCGGCGACCTGCGCGCCCTGCGTGACCAGGTGCTCGCGGGTTCCGACACCGGGCGTCGACTGATCGGGATCTACTACCGCCACAGTCAGGAGGTCAGCGGGCGTCTGCTGGCCGATCCGCGCCTCGCCCTGCGGGCGGTGGGTCTCCTGCGGCTCCTGCACTCCGACCTGCTCGACCTGACGCTCGGCATCACGCCGGTGATCGACGCGCGCGAATCGGCGGCCATCCGCAACTTCGCCACACGACTGATGGTCGGTGCCGGCCCGGCGCTTGCCACGGAGCTCCAGTGGCTCCTTGATGCCGATCTCGCGGCGTTGCTCCGGGAGATCGGCGCGCGCCCGGACGCGCTCGAGTTATCGCGTGACGCACGTCCGGTGAAAGTCGCGAATCCGACGCACTCACGCTAG
- a CDS encoding type II toxin-antitoxin system mRNA interferase toxin, RelE/StbE family — MRPLVVTPKFRRAYRKLVKRDRTLQGNIDGVLRNLQTDVFSPALGTHKLSGSLLGLWACSCGYDCRVVFALQPDPESGEEVILLLDIGTHDEVY; from the coding sequence ATGAGACCGCTCGTCGTCACGCCCAAGTTTCGTCGCGCGTACCGCAAGCTGGTCAAGCGAGACAGAACGCTGCAGGGCAATATCGATGGGGTGCTCCGGAATCTGCAGACCGACGTTTTTTCACCCGCACTCGGAACGCACAAGTTGAGCGGCAGCCTTCTGGGGTTATGGGCATGCTCCTGCGGTTACGATTGTCGAGTGGTTTTTGCACTACAGCCCGACCCGGAAAGCGGTGAGGAAGTGATCCTGTTGCTCGATATCGGAACTCACGACGAGGTGTACTGA
- a CDS encoding transposase: MQTFIEKYIEQGEQRGEQRGAARRGAAKMLLRLIERKFGPPSEPVRARITQADPDTLLDWSERILVAQSLDEVLH, translated from the coding sequence ATGCAGACATTCATCGAGAAATATATCGAACAAGGCGAGCAACGCGGCGAGCAGCGCGGCGCGGCGCGGCGCGGCGCGGCCAAGATGCTGCTGCGTCTCATCGAGCGCAAATTCGGCCCCCCGAGCGAACCGGTGCGCGCCCGGATTACGCAAGCCGATCCCGACACCCTTTTGGACTGGTCCGAGCGCATCCTGGTCGCCCAAAGCCTGGATGAGGTGTTGCATTGA
- a CDS encoding type II toxin-antitoxin system VapC family toxin — translation MRYMLDTNIPIYLIKNRPPGIAERIDALPAEDVLCMSFVTYAELFKGAERSTRKPEVLRRMGSLARQVPVSYPTDRSICHHYAAQCTRLKPAGTPIGGNDLWIACHALAKNATLVTHNTGEFDRVLGRTVVSWVAS, via the coding sequence ATGCGATACATGCTCGACACCAACATCCCGATCTATCTCATCAAGAATCGTCCGCCGGGCATCGCAGAGCGCATCGATGCCCTGCCGGCCGAAGATGTGTTGTGCATGTCCTTCGTGACCTACGCCGAGCTGTTCAAAGGAGCCGAACGCAGTACTCGGAAACCCGAGGTCCTGCGGCGCATGGGGAGCCTCGCCCGGCAAGTCCCGGTCTCTTACCCGACCGACCGCAGCATTTGCCACCACTACGCAGCCCAATGCACCCGACTCAAGCCTGCCGGGACCCCGATCGGTGGAAATGATCTCTGGATCGCGTGCCACGCCTTGGCCAAGAACGCAACCCTGGTCACCCACAACACCGGTGAATTCGATCGGGTGCTCGGGCGGACGGTGGTGAGTTGGGTCGCGTCGTGA
- a CDS encoding IS3 family transposase: MGEAKRKTYTAAFKAKVGLEAIRGVKTVNEIGQEHGVHPVQVGQWKREIQDRAESLFATKRGPKKWTGRGCGPALWRDRAAEGRVGLAEKKVRGEPVSVRRAWIERAVGKGAGGLAVSRQCALAGVARSRVYEAHAEEAVDALDLRLLELIDAQYTARPFYGSRRMVVYLKGQGHTVNRKHVQRLMRVLGLAGMAPGPATSKPHPEHKIYPYLLRGLAIRRPNQVWSTDITYIRLEHGFAYLVAVVDWYSRRVLSWRLSNTLEAGFCVDCLEDALRTHGTPEIFNTDQGSQFTGKAFTGVLLDAGIAISMDGRGRALDNIFVERLWRSVKYEDIYLKGYATVSELLLGLTEYFAFYNGERPHQGLGNRTPEAVYGSGEGGGARIVDRFGSAAGSSPAALRSAGDEPAAEPGQRQGAAIEATSAA, encoded by the coding sequence ATGGGCGAAGCGAAGCGCAAGACGTACACGGCGGCCTTCAAGGCGAAGGTCGGCTTGGAGGCGATCCGCGGGGTCAAGACGGTCAACGAGATCGGGCAGGAGCACGGGGTGCATCCGGTCCAGGTTGGCCAGTGGAAGCGGGAGATCCAGGATCGGGCGGAGAGCCTGTTCGCGACCAAGCGTGGGCCGAAAAAGTGGACGGGCCGGGGATGCGGACCGGCTCTATGGCGAGATCGGGCGGCTGAAGGTCGAGTTGGATTGGCTGAAAAAAAAGTCCGGGGTGAGCCTGTGAGCGTGCGGCGGGCGTGGATCGAGCGGGCAGTAGGAAAAGGAGCCGGGGGCCTGGCGGTGAGCCGGCAGTGTGCGTTGGCGGGGGTAGCGCGCTCCCGGGTGTATGAAGCGCATGCCGAGGAGGCGGTGGATGCGCTGGACCTGCGGCTGTTGGAGCTGATCGACGCCCAGTACACCGCTCGGCCGTTCTATGGCAGTCGGCGGATGGTGGTGTACCTGAAGGGACAGGGGCATACCGTCAACCGCAAACATGTGCAGCGGCTCATGCGGGTGTTGGGGCTGGCGGGCATGGCGCCGGGGCCGGCCACCAGCAAGCCGCACCCCGAGCACAAGATCTACCCGTACCTGCTGCGCGGGCTGGCGATCAGGCGCCCCAACCAGGTGTGGAGCACCGACATCACCTACATTCGCCTGGAGCACGGGTTCGCCTACCTGGTGGCTGTTGTGGACTGGTACTCGCGTCGGGTGCTGTCCTGGCGGCTGTCCAATACCCTGGAGGCGGGGTTCTGCGTGGACTGCCTGGAAGACGCCCTGCGCACCCATGGCACGCCCGAGATATTCAACACCGACCAAGGCTCGCAGTTCACCGGCAAGGCCTTCACGGGGGTGCTGCTGGACGCAGGGATCGCCATCAGCATGGACGGAAGGGGACGCGCGTTGGACAACATCTTCGTCGAGCGCCTGTGGCGCAGCGTGAAATACGAGGACATCTATCTCAAGGGCTACGCCACCGTGTCCGAGTTGCTGCTTGGGCTGACCGAGTATTTCGCCTTCTACAACGGCGAGCGGCCGCACCAAGGGTTGGGTAACCGCACGCCCGAGGCGGTGTACGGCTCGGGGGAAGGTGGCGGCGCCAGGATCGTGGACCGTTTCGGCTCGGCCGCGGGTTCGTCCCCGGCTGCGCTACGCTCCGCCGGGGACGAACCCGCGGCCGAGCCGGGGCAGCGCCAAGGCGCTGCAATTGAGGCAACCAGCGCAGCTTAA
- a CDS encoding Coenzyme F420 hydrogenase/dehydrogenase, beta subunit C-terminal domain, whose translation MTSTDIAPMEEGPSKGLDQISLLSSDERLKGRPRLCSDCGFCDSSLKLLMSQTCTFVRNQTRGIEQRLHGRTRHVGEEGRFGIYRAMYAARMARPNPHAQWTGMVTALGARLLEQGKVDAVITTAAAPGTRFKAQPILARTPQEVLATAGNKPCLSPALGLIDAVRDQGIKRLAVVGTGCQVHQLRAAEAELGLERLYVIGIPCSDNVSYPDLEYFLTQVSKSPETVVHHEFMQDFSLWMRHEDGHVERLNYIDFPMDKLHGIFPSSCLSCFDYANTLSDITIGYMGAPFGWQWVMVRTPTGEELFEMLRPELEIGELTESGDRNRGMPRYMERLSHPPGQKRPPMPIRKLVAMLQRTRGPKGLEFARAVIEMKLLRNLNYVRSKFPNFESRVVPHHVYETLEPYAELYEQTFGRPLAPTAAESASEG comes from the coding sequence ATGACGAGCACCGACATTGCGCCGATGGAAGAAGGTCCCTCGAAGGGACTCGACCAGATCTCGTTGCTCAGCAGCGACGAGCGGCTCAAGGGGCGTCCGCGTCTGTGTAGCGACTGCGGCTTCTGCGACAGCAGCCTCAAGCTGCTAATGTCGCAGACCTGCACCTTCGTGCGCAACCAGACCCGCGGCATCGAGCAGCGTCTGCACGGTCGCACCCGCCACGTCGGCGAAGAAGGCCGCTTCGGGATCTATCGCGCCATGTATGCCGCGCGGATGGCACGTCCCAACCCCCATGCCCAATGGACCGGGATGGTCACGGCGCTGGGCGCGCGCCTGCTCGAGCAGGGCAAGGTCGACGCCGTCATCACCACCGCCGCCGCACCCGGGACGCGCTTCAAGGCCCAGCCCATCCTGGCGCGCACCCCGCAGGAGGTCCTGGCGACCGCCGGCAACAAACCTTGCCTCTCGCCGGCACTCGGCCTGATCGACGCGGTGCGCGATCAGGGCATCAAGCGCCTCGCCGTCGTCGGCACCGGCTGCCAGGTCCATCAGCTGCGCGCCGCCGAGGCCGAGCTGGGTCTGGAGCGCCTCTACGTGATCGGCATCCCCTGCAGCGACAACGTCAGCTATCCGGATCTCGAATATTTCCTGACCCAGGTCTCCAAATCGCCCGAGACGGTCGTGCATCACGAGTTCATGCAGGACTTCAGCCTCTGGATGCGCCATGAAGACGGGCACGTCGAGCGCCTGAACTACATCGACTTCCCGATGGACAAGCTGCACGGGATCTTCCCGTCCTCCTGTCTCTCCTGCTTCGACTACGCCAACACGCTCAGCGACATCACCATCGGCTACATGGGTGCCCCGTTCGGCTGGCAATGGGTGATGGTACGCACGCCCACGGGCGAGGAGCTCTTCGAGATGCTCCGCCCGGAGCTCGAGATCGGCGAGCTGACCGAGTCCGGCGACCGCAACCGCGGGATGCCGCGCTACATGGAGCGCCTGAGCCACCCGCCGGGACAGAAACGCCCGCCGATGCCGATCCGCAAGTTGGTCGCCATGCTCCAGCGCACCCGCGGCCCCAAGGGCCTCGAATTCGCCCGCGCCGTCATCGAGATGAAACTGCTGCGCAACCTCAACTACGTCCGCAGCAAGTTCCCCAATTTCGAGTCGCGCGTCGTGCCCCATCACGTCTACGAGACGCTCGAGCCCTACGCCGAGCTTTACGAGCAGACCTTCGGTCGGCCGCTCGCGCCGACGGCGGCGGAGTCTGCGTCGGAGGGATAG
- a CDS encoding alpha/beta hydrolase — MLRILLRVLAGLVVLVVLAVVAGPFLISAKPSDGLASNAAAASAESRFVGIPFAGTAGLAVHYLEPPSPAVSGASSDATAFLLLHGFTFNAWTWQPVLDAFAARGRTVAYDQLPYGLSAKPARAEWDGPNPYSKEAAITQLFAVMDALGLERAVLVGNSSGGTLALEAALAHPERVSALILVAPWVYATRPTLPEWLASLPQMRRLSLLIARKLGENGALMDLSYADASKISDARRAQFGIHTRVAGWDRAWGELLALSLSAPVTVSAHLEEVTIPVLLVSGETDRLVPIEDSRRVAEALPDATFAVIEGCGHVPQEECPQAFAAVVGEWLDARGL, encoded by the coding sequence ATGCTTCGAATTCTCCTCAGGGTGTTGGCTGGTCTCGTTGTACTTGTCGTTTTGGCGGTCGTTGCCGGGCCTTTTCTGATCTCGGCGAAGCCGAGCGACGGGCTCGCCTCCAACGCCGCGGCGGCGTCGGCCGAAAGCCGTTTCGTCGGGATTCCGTTCGCGGGGACCGCGGGGCTTGCGGTCCATTATCTCGAGCCGCCGTCGCCGGCTGTCTCGGGGGCGTCGTCCGACGCGACGGCCTTTCTCCTGCTGCACGGCTTCACCTTCAACGCCTGGACCTGGCAGCCGGTGCTCGATGCCTTCGCCGCCCGGGGCCGGACGGTCGCCTACGATCAGCTCCCCTATGGTCTCAGCGCCAAGCCGGCACGCGCCGAGTGGGATGGGCCGAATCCCTACTCGAAGGAGGCCGCCATCACGCAGCTCTTTGCGGTGATGGATGCGCTCGGGCTGGAGCGCGCGGTCCTGGTCGGAAATTCCTCGGGCGGGACGCTCGCCCTGGAGGCGGCGTTGGCGCATCCCGAGCGGGTGTCGGCCTTGATCCTGGTGGCGCCCTGGGTCTACGCCACGCGCCCGACCCTGCCCGAGTGGTTGGCCAGTCTGCCGCAGATGCGTCGTCTGAGTCTATTGATCGCGCGCAAGTTGGGCGAAAATGGCGCCTTGATGGATCTGTCCTACGCCGATGCAAGCAAGATCTCGGACGCGCGCCGCGCGCAGTTCGGGATTCACACCCGGGTTGCGGGTTGGGATCGCGCTTGGGGCGAGCTGCTGGCCTTGTCGCTCTCGGCGCCGGTGACGGTGAGCGCACATCTGGAGGAGGTGACGATCCCGGTACTCCTGGTCAGCGGCGAGACCGATCGGCTGGTGCCGATCGAGGACAGTCGGCGCGTGGCCGAGGCCCTACCGGACGCGACCTTCGCGGTCATCGAGGGCTGCGGGCATGTCCCGCAAGAAGAATGTCCGCAGGCGTTCGCGGCCGTCGTGGGCGAGTGGCTTGATGCACGAGGCTTGTGA
- the bchI gene encoding magnesium chelatase ATPase subunit I has protein sequence MPIPFPFSAVVAQEEMKRSLLIAAIDPSIGGVLVFGDRGTGKSTAIRGLAALLPKMRAVDCVYNCDPEAGEDALCAECRTKRAKGPLKSRMVPVPVVDLPLGATEDRVIGALDLERALTKGEKAFEPGLLARAHRGFLYIDEVNLLEDHLVDSLLDVAASGENLVEREGLSIRHPARFVLVGSGNPEEGELRPQLQDRFGLSVEVKTPQDLPTRMKVVRLRDEFERDPPAFVAKWKRQDGKVRSQIQKARDFLPTVEVPDATLEQAGRLCIKLGTDGLRGELTVIRAARALAALKGDAVVLDAHLVQVAASALRHRLRRDPLDESGSTSRVQRAVGELFGE, from the coding sequence ATGCCCATCCCGTTTCCGTTTTCCGCTGTCGTCGCCCAGGAGGAGATGAAGCGCTCCCTGTTGATTGCGGCCATCGATCCCTCGATCGGCGGCGTTCTCGTCTTCGGTGACCGCGGGACGGGTAAGTCCACGGCGATTCGTGGTCTCGCGGCGCTTCTGCCGAAGATGCGCGCGGTCGACTGCGTCTATAACTGCGACCCGGAGGCGGGCGAGGATGCGCTCTGCGCCGAGTGCCGGACCAAGCGCGCCAAAGGTCCGCTGAAGAGCCGGATGGTGCCGGTGCCGGTGGTCGATCTGCCGCTCGGCGCGACCGAGGACCGCGTCATCGGCGCGCTGGATCTCGAGCGCGCCCTGACCAAGGGCGAGAAGGCCTTCGAGCCCGGACTCTTGGCCCGAGCCCATCGCGGCTTCCTCTACATCGACGAGGTCAACCTGCTGGAGGACCACCTGGTCGACTCGCTCCTGGACGTGGCCGCCTCGGGCGAGAACCTGGTCGAGCGCGAAGGTCTGAGTATTCGCCATCCCGCCCGCTTCGTGCTCGTCGGCTCGGGCAACCCGGAGGAGGGCGAGCTGCGCCCGCAGCTCCAGGACCGCTTCGGTCTCTCGGTCGAGGTCAAGACCCCGCAGGATCTGCCGACCCGCATGAAGGTCGTGCGCCTGCGCGACGAGTTCGAGCGCGACCCGCCGGCCTTCGTGGCGAAGTGGAAGCGCCAGGACGGCAAGGTCCGCAGCCAGATCCAGAAGGCGCGTGATTTTCTGCCGACCGTCGAGGTCCCGGACGCGACCCTCGAGCAGGCAGGACGGCTCTGCATCAAGCTGGGTACCGACGGACTGCGCGGCGAGCTGACCGTGATCCGCGCCGCCCGCGCCTTGGCTGCACTCAAGGGCGATGCCGTGGTGCTGGATGCGCATCTGGTTCAGGTCGCCGCCTCCGCGCTGCGGCATCGGCTGCGCCGCGATCCGCTGGACGAGTCCGGCTCGACCAGCCGCGTCCAGCGTGCGGTCGGGGAGCTGTTCGGGGAATGA
- a CDS encoding magnesium chelatase subunit D, whose translation MSNPAAIPESAPERPRGEAGVSRWEDAVLAAALMSVDPVGTGGVALRSLAGPVRDQWLTIMRDLQPPGTPMRRIPLHVSDGRLLGGLDLAATLSAGRPVAERGLLVEANGGIVELAMAERIAAGTAARLTMAFDSGEVVLERDGLAMRSPARFAVVALDEGVGDDEGLLNALLDRLAFHQDLTHIRVHEAVACDYDADEILAARALLPAIDVSEAQIEALCSTALALGIPSLRASIFAARAACAAAALDGRTEVTDADLAVAGRLVLAPRATMLPPMEQPPDEPPPPEPEEPDQEQDKGEDQQEPKELEDQVLEAAKAAIPADLLAQLQLGKLRRSRARATGKAGAVQNAPLRGRPAGVLRGEPRAGLRLNVVETLRAAAPWQRLRREEIARFGGESNRIEIRQDDFRITRFKHRSETTTIFVVDASGSSALHRLAEAKGAVELLLADCYVRRDRVALVAFRGQFAEVLLPPTRSLVRAKRSLASLPGGGGTPLASGIDLGMMLADSVKRRGGTPILIIMTDGRANVARDGTGGRARANEDALSAARLVRSVEITSLVIDTSPRPQQQGRDLAVEMGARYLPLPHADATSLTHAVRAAG comes from the coding sequence ATGAGTAATCCTGCGGCGATACCTGAGTCGGCGCCCGAGCGTCCGCGCGGCGAGGCCGGGGTTTCGCGCTGGGAGGACGCCGTCCTTGCGGCCGCCCTCATGTCCGTGGACCCGGTCGGAACCGGCGGGGTCGCGCTGCGCTCGCTCGCCGGCCCGGTGCGCGATCAGTGGCTGACGATCATGCGCGACCTGCAGCCGCCCGGCACGCCGATGCGGCGTATCCCGCTGCATGTCTCCGACGGTCGTCTGCTCGGCGGTCTGGATCTGGCCGCAACCCTGAGCGCCGGCCGACCGGTCGCCGAACGTGGTCTGCTGGTCGAGGCCAACGGCGGGATCGTGGAGCTGGCGATGGCCGAGCGGATCGCGGCCGGCACCGCGGCACGGCTCACCATGGCCTTCGACTCGGGCGAGGTGGTCCTCGAACGCGACGGTTTGGCGATGCGCTCGCCGGCGCGGTTCGCCGTGGTTGCGCTGGACGAGGGTGTCGGCGACGACGAGGGTTTGCTCAATGCCCTGCTCGACCGTCTCGCCTTCCACCAAGACCTCACACACATCCGCGTGCACGAGGCGGTCGCCTGCGACTACGACGCCGACGAGATCCTCGCCGCGCGCGCACTGCTCCCCGCGATCGACGTGAGCGAGGCCCAGATCGAGGCGCTCTGCAGTACCGCCTTGGCCTTGGGCATCCCGTCGCTGCGTGCATCCATCTTTGCCGCCCGAGCGGCCTGCGCCGCCGCGGCGCTCGACGGCCGCACCGAGGTTACCGATGCGGATCTCGCCGTCGCCGGCCGACTGGTGCTGGCACCGCGCGCGACCATGTTGCCGCCGATGGAGCAGCCGCCGGACGAGCCGCCTCCGCCCGAGCCCGAAGAGCCGGATCAGGAGCAGGACAAGGGCGAAGATCAACAAGAGCCGAAGGAGCTCGAAGATCAGGTGCTCGAAGCCGCCAAGGCGGCGATCCCGGCGGACCTGCTCGCGCAGCTCCAGCTCGGCAAGCTGCGCCGCTCGCGCGCCCGTGCCACGGGCAAGGCCGGCGCCGTCCAGAATGCGCCCCTGCGCGGGCGTCCGGCCGGTGTCCTGCGCGGCGAGCCGCGTGCCGGTCTGCGTCTCAACGTGGTCGAGACACTGCGTGCCGCCGCACCTTGGCAGCGTCTGCGTCGCGAGGAGATCGCGCGCTTCGGGGGCGAGTCCAACCGCATCGAGATCCGTCAGGACGACTTCCGCATCACCCGCTTCAAGCATCGCTCCGAGACCACGACCATCTTCGTCGTGGACGCCTCGGGCTCCTCGGCACTGCATCGTCTGGCCGAGGCCAAGGGTGCGGTCGAGCTGCTCCTGGCGGACTGCTACGTGCGCCGCGATCGGGTCGCACTGGTCGCCTTCCGCGGTCAGTTCGCCGAGGTGCTGCTGCCGCCGACACGCTCGTTGGTCCGGGCCAAGCGCTCGCTGGCCAGCCTGCCGGGCGGCGGCGGGACGCCGCTCGCGTCCGGGATCGATCTGGGGATGATGCTCGCGGATTCGGTCAAACGCCGGGGCGGCACGCCGATCCTCATCATCATGACCGACGGTCGCGCCAACGTGGCGCGCGACGGCACCGGAGGGCGGGCGCGCGCCAACGAGGATGCCCTCTCCGCGGCGCGTTTGGTGCGCTCGGTCGAGATCACCTCGTTGGTGATCGACACCTCGCCGCGTCCGCAGCAACAGGGTCGTGATCTGGCCGTCGAGATGGGTGCGCGCTATCTGCCCTTGCCGCATGCCGACGCGACCTCGCTGACCCATGCCGTGCGTGCCGCGGGATGA
- the bchO gene encoding alpha/beta fold hydrolase BchO, which produces MADKPRWDIEGRDWPNRAASRFVEAGGLRWHVQQMGAGPTLLMLHGTGAATHSWRAFAPALADRFTVIAPDLPGHGFTGALPSKRMSLPGMAAAVHALLREIDCTPDLVLGHSAGAAILIRMTLDGFIHPRGLVSLNGALMPWRGLPAHLFSPAAKLMAANILVARFFARRAADRRVVERLVQSTGSTLEPAGIDLYQRLVRHPSHVGASLAMMANWDLAALAPELNRLEPPLFLVVGESDLTVSPSEARRVRERLPSAEVISLPGLGHLAHEERPAEVADLVKGLADRLGLAD; this is translated from the coding sequence ATGGCCGATAAGCCGCGCTGGGACATCGAGGGTCGCGACTGGCCGAATCGCGCGGCCAGCCGCTTCGTCGAGGCCGGCGGTCTGCGCTGGCACGTCCAGCAGATGGGCGCCGGGCCGACACTCCTGATGCTCCACGGCACGGGTGCCGCGACCCACTCCTGGCGCGCCTTTGCCCCGGCGCTTGCCGATCGTTTCACCGTCATCGCGCCCGATCTTCCCGGTCACGGGTTCACCGGCGCCCTGCCGTCGAAACGCATGTCCTTGCCCGGCATGGCCGCGGCCGTGCACGCCCTTCTTCGTGAGATCGACTGCACGCCCGATCTCGTTCTCGGGCACTCGGCCGGCGCGGCGATCCTGATCCGGATGACGCTCGATGGTTTCATCCATCCGCGCGGTCTGGTGAGTCTCAACGGGGCACTCATGCCCTGGCGCGGACTCCCGGCGCACCTCTTTTCACCCGCTGCCAAGCTGATGGCCGCGAATATCTTGGTCGCGCGTTTCTTCGCTCGGCGCGCCGCCGACCGGCGGGTGGTCGAGCGTCTGGTCCAGAGCACCGGCTCGACCCTGGAGCCGGCCGGCATCGACCTCTATCAGCGCCTGGTCCGCCATCCCTCGCATGTCGGTGCCAGCCTCGCCATGATGGCCAACTGGGATCTCGCCGCGCTCGCCCCCGAGCTGAACCGTCTCGAGCCGCCGCTCTTTTTGGTCGTCGGAGAAAGTGACCTGACGGTGTCCCCGTCCGAGGCCCGCCGCGTGCGCGAGCGACTGCCGAGTGCGGAGGTCATTTCCTTGCCGGGTCTCGGGCACCTCGCCCACGAGGAGCGTCCCGCGGAGGTTGCGGATCTGGTCAAGGGTCTTGCTGACCGGCTGGGTCTTGCGGATTGA